One window of Verrucomicrobiia bacterium genomic DNA carries:
- a CDS encoding transketolase, protein MAEQRPFLDLQLKSLRLRKRMLQAIRHAGAGHTGGGLSCIDILVALYNQVLNISPQNALHPHRDRYVQSKGHCVEALYTVLADRGFFPETELDKICRYQSHFVGHPTRHIPGIEMNTGALGHGLPICLGMALAGKMDRANYRVFTLLGDGELAEGSNWEAAMAASHHKLDNLVAILDHNTLQITGHTRDVCCNEPLEDKWRAFGWAVRTVDGHNFADLVEALSAAPAPGQPTFILASTVKGKGVSFMENVPKWHHGVPTATELEQALDELTAAEQRLQKNS, encoded by the coding sequence ATGGCTGAACAACGCCCCTTCCTGGACCTCCAGCTCAAATCGTTGCGCCTGCGCAAACGCATGCTGCAGGCGATTCGTCATGCAGGCGCCGGACACACGGGTGGCGGCCTCTCCTGCATCGATATCCTGGTGGCCCTATACAACCAGGTGCTAAACATCTCGCCGCAGAATGCGCTGCACCCGCACCGCGATCGTTACGTCCAAAGCAAGGGACACTGCGTTGAAGCGCTTTACACCGTTCTCGCGGATCGCGGCTTCTTCCCTGAAACCGAACTCGACAAGATCTGCCGCTATCAGTCCCATTTCGTGGGCCACCCGACGCGCCACATTCCCGGAATCGAAATGAACACGGGCGCACTGGGCCACGGTCTTCCGATCTGCCTCGGGATGGCGCTCGCCGGGAAAATGGATCGCGCCAATTACCGCGTGTTCACGTTGCTCGGTGACGGAGAGTTGGCCGAGGGTTCGAACTGGGAGGCTGCCATGGCGGCCTCGCATCACAAGCTCGATAACCTCGTCGCGATCCTTGACCACAACACGCTGCAGATCACTGGCCACACGCGTGATGTGTGTTGCAACGAGCCGCTCGAGGACAAATGGCGTGCTTTTGGGTGGGCGGTGCGGACCGTCGACGGACACAATTTCGCGGACCTGGTTGAGGCGCTCAGCGCCGCGCCTGCGCCCGGGCAGCCCACGTTCATCCTTGCCAGCACAGTGAAAGGCAAGGGCGTCAGCTTCATGGAGAACGTGCCGAAGTGGCATCACGGCGTGCCCACCGCCACCGAACTGGAGCAGGCCCTAGATGAACTCACTGCGGCGGAACAGCGGCTGCAAAAAAATTCATGA
- a CDS encoding L-fucose/L-arabinose isomerase family protein, whose translation MKALNSKPFALGVLYGNRDFFPDHLITEARADMAGVFAKLGIRAIQLDENDSKLGGVETHADARKCAELFRRHSHEMDGILVCLPNFGDEKGVADTLKMAKLNVPVLIQGYPDDLKQLSPARRRDAYCGKISVCNNLVQAGIKFTLTSKHVSHPTSASFMQDLQQFMGVCRVVNGMRGVRLGAVGARPGAFNTVRYSEKILERHGISVTTVDLSEIIGNANKLDLSVPSVAAKLDEIKSYAPAPGVPHDKLVQMAKMGVVLADWMTANALDATAIQCWTSVQQNYGCNVCTLMSMMSDRFMPSACEVDVTGVLTMCAMQLAGNTPAALVDWNNNYADDDEKCVLFHCGNWAKSFLPDIKISNAPILGSTLGVENTYGALEGRTPGGPLTFGRITTADTDGCIRAYVGEGELTNDPLDTFGNRAVARVPNLQKLMNYVCRNGFEHHVVMTVSQSAAILEEAFGNYFGWEVHRHG comes from the coding sequence ATGAAAGCCCTCAATTCCAAGCCGTTCGCGCTCGGCGTGCTTTACGGAAATCGCGACTTTTTCCCGGATCACCTCATTACGGAGGCGCGGGCGGACATGGCAGGTGTGTTTGCGAAACTCGGCATTCGCGCCATTCAGCTGGACGAAAATGACTCCAAGCTCGGTGGTGTGGAGACCCACGCCGATGCCCGAAAGTGCGCTGAACTCTTCCGAAGGCACAGTCACGAGATGGATGGGATCCTTGTCTGCCTTCCGAATTTCGGCGATGAAAAGGGAGTTGCTGACACGCTCAAGATGGCAAAGCTGAACGTGCCGGTTTTGATCCAGGGTTATCCCGACGACCTCAAGCAACTCTCCCCTGCGCGACGGCGCGATGCTTACTGCGGCAAAATATCCGTGTGCAACAACCTGGTCCAGGCCGGGATCAAGTTCACGCTCACGAGCAAACACGTATCGCATCCCACGTCCGCAAGCTTCATGCAGGACCTGCAGCAGTTCATGGGCGTCTGCCGCGTCGTGAACGGCATGCGCGGTGTCCGGCTCGGCGCCGTCGGCGCGCGGCCAGGCGCGTTCAACACCGTTCGTTACTCGGAAAAAATCCTGGAGCGGCACGGCATCAGCGTCACCACGGTTGATCTTTCCGAAATCATCGGCAATGCCAACAAGCTTGATCTGTCGGTTCCGTCCGTCGCAGCAAAGCTCGACGAAATCAAAAGCTACGCGCCTGCCCCGGGCGTTCCCCATGACAAGCTCGTGCAGATGGCGAAAATGGGTGTCGTGCTCGCCGACTGGATGACCGCCAACGCGCTCGACGCAACGGCGATTCAATGCTGGACCTCGGTTCAACAGAATTACGGCTGCAACGTTTGCACGCTGATGAGCATGATGAGCGATCGTTTCATGCCAAGTGCGTGCGAGGTCGATGTCACCGGCGTGCTTACGATGTGTGCCATGCAACTGGCAGGCAACACGCCTGCGGCGCTCGTCGATTGGAACAATAACTACGCCGATGACGACGAAAAGTGCGTGCTCTTCCATTGCGGCAACTGGGCGAAGAGCTTTCTGCCCGACATCAAGATTTCCAACGCCCCGATTCTCGGCAGCACGCTTGGCGTGGAGAACACATATGGCGCACTCGAAGGGCGCACACCCGGGGGTCCCCTGACCTTCGGACGCATCACGACCGCGGATACGGACGGTTGCATCCGCGCGTATGTGGGCGAGGGCGAGCTTACAAATGATCCGCTCGACACCTTCGGCAATCGAGCTGTGGCGCGTGTGCCGAACCTGCAGAAGCTGATGAACTACGTTTGCCGCAACGGCTTTGAACACCATGTCGTGATGACCGTTTCCCAAAGCGCGGCCATTCTCGAGGAGGCCTTTGGAAACTATTTCGGATGGGAAGTGCACCGGCATGGCTGA
- a CDS encoding sodium/solute symporter (Members of the Solute:Sodium Symporter (SSS), TC 2.A.21 as described in tcdb.org, catalyze solute:Na+ symport. Known solutes for members of the family include sugars, amino acids, nucleosides, inositols, vitamins, urea or anions, depending on the system.) — MSAIDSAIILVYFLVVFGIGFYFSRNQKTTTDFFLAGKRVPGWVVVFAIVGTMISSTSFIGHPGNVYARDMWNLPSFFLLPVVMLAVSRFIVVFYRRTIQMSIYDYLEKRFSYFARVYGATAFIVSRVVDMSATLYFLAIPVSYLSGISVSWVIFIVGMVTLIMTVAGGIAAVVYADVLQGVLLIGGAIACLAIAMFRPAGGPMAVLQTAWEGGKFGLGNMSFSWVTENIWFYLVGGGIWAVQRYALDQHIVQKYLVAKTDRQAKMSAYFGAIACLPVWMLFFLLGACLWAFFQLSGGALPAEVATIKDNIVPYFIKTQLPVGVIGLVIAALIAAAMSSLDSDLNSMATVIVDDFYARLRPSSPDAQRLWVGRLAVAMLGILAIVFSQLWIGIGTAMEFGIQLFSIATAGMLGLFALGALTRRANAKGALVGILACAIFTGWATLTSVHIPALGGRALDLGPLNYSLHPFLIGVFNHAILFVVGWAASFLFTDNPAVPARASLETVGTP; from the coding sequence ATGAGCGCGATCGATTCAGCCATAATACTAGTCTACTTCCTGGTCGTGTTCGGAATCGGGTTCTACTTTTCGCGCAACCAGAAGACCACGACTGATTTCTTCCTCGCTGGAAAGCGGGTCCCTGGCTGGGTTGTGGTGTTTGCGATTGTCGGCACGATGATCAGCAGCACGAGTTTCATCGGGCATCCAGGCAATGTCTACGCCCGCGACATGTGGAATTTGCCTTCGTTTTTCCTGCTGCCGGTTGTGATGCTCGCGGTTTCGCGGTTCATCGTGGTGTTCTATCGGCGGACGATCCAGATGAGCATCTACGATTATCTGGAGAAACGTTTCAGTTACTTCGCGCGGGTTTACGGCGCGACGGCATTTATCGTGAGCCGCGTTGTAGACATGAGCGCCACCCTTTATTTCCTGGCAATCCCGGTTTCCTACCTAAGCGGGATCAGTGTCAGCTGGGTGATTTTCATTGTGGGAATGGTGACTTTGATCATGACGGTCGCGGGCGGGATCGCGGCTGTGGTTTACGCCGATGTGCTGCAAGGCGTTTTGCTGATCGGAGGTGCGATTGCGTGTCTTGCGATTGCGATGTTCCGGCCGGCGGGCGGACCCATGGCAGTGCTGCAGACGGCGTGGGAGGGCGGAAAGTTCGGGCTTGGAAACATGTCGTTCAGCTGGGTGACGGAGAACATCTGGTTTTATCTCGTAGGCGGCGGGATTTGGGCCGTGCAACGGTACGCTCTGGACCAGCATATCGTGCAAAAATATCTGGTCGCGAAAACCGATCGCCAGGCAAAGATGAGCGCTTATTTCGGAGCGATAGCCTGCCTGCCTGTGTGGATGTTGTTCTTCCTCCTCGGCGCCTGCCTTTGGGCATTTTTTCAGCTGAGCGGCGGGGCGTTGCCGGCTGAGGTCGCCACCATCAAGGACAACATCGTTCCCTACTTCATCAAGACACAATTGCCAGTGGGGGTAATCGGCCTCGTGATTGCAGCGTTGATTGCCGCAGCGATGTCCAGCCTCGACTCGGACCTCAACAGCATGGCGACGGTGATCGTGGATGACTTTTACGCGCGGCTGCGTCCGTCTTCGCCCGATGCGCAGCGCTTGTGGGTGGGCAGGCTGGCGGTGGCGATGCTCGGCATCCTGGCGATCGTGTTTTCGCAATTGTGGATCGGGATTGGAACCGCGATGGAGTTTGGCATTCAACTTTTCTCGATTGCGACGGCGGGCATGCTGGGCCTGTTCGCGCTGGGGGCACTGACGCGGCGCGCCAATGCGAAGGGCGCGCTGGTAGGGATCCTGGCGTGCGCAATCTTTACAGGCTGGGCGACGTTGACGTCGGTGCATATTCCTGCGCTGGGCGGCCGCGCACTCGATCTCGGCCCTCTCAACTATTCGCTGCACCCGTTTCTGATCGGGGTGTTCAACCATGCGATTCTTTTCGTGGTGGGCTGGGCAGCGAGCTTCCTGTTTACCGACAACCCGGCTGTGCCGGCGCGGGCTTCGCTGGAAACAGTGGGAACACCATGA
- a CDS encoding iron-containing alcohol dehydrogenase, whose translation MNIVTLLQPPRIVVGNGCAPQCARVLAEAGGRRVLLVSSSPVIPTLKPVLDALAGESIQTVMSPAVDREPDRALFNGVLELAKSENVDGVLGIGGGSAIDVAKLAAALTRGTQRVEEVFGIGLLAGRNLPLVCLPTTAGTGAEVSPNAILLDESDELKKGVISPHLVPDAAFVDPLLTLSVPPAVTAATGLDALTHCIEAFVNNFSHPAVDLYALQGIRLISRSLHAAVQDGSNVDARADLALGSLYGGLCLGPVNTAAVHALSYPLGGRFHIAHGISNAVLLPSVLRFNLPAAPERYAEVAVALGVQRNGSAAGTAEQGIQRLTKLSKACGIPQWISDLGVPRSAIPEMARAAMQVARLLKNNVRPLTEADAIRIYEAGFE comes from the coding sequence ATGAACATTGTCACGCTGCTTCAACCCCCGCGGATCGTTGTCGGCAACGGCTGCGCGCCGCAGTGCGCCCGTGTCCTCGCAGAGGCCGGAGGCCGGCGCGTCCTGCTGGTTTCGAGTTCACCTGTGATTCCGACGCTCAAGCCGGTCTTGGATGCGCTTGCGGGCGAATCGATTCAAACGGTCATGAGCCCCGCTGTGGACCGCGAGCCGGATCGGGCTCTGTTCAATGGCGTGCTGGAACTTGCGAAGAGCGAGAATGTGGATGGAGTTCTCGGCATCGGCGGCGGAAGCGCAATCGATGTGGCGAAGCTCGCCGCAGCTTTGACGCGTGGCACACAGCGGGTGGAGGAGGTGTTCGGGATTGGTTTGCTGGCTGGCCGGAATCTTCCGCTGGTTTGCCTGCCAACCACCGCCGGAACCGGCGCTGAAGTTTCTCCAAACGCCATTCTGCTGGATGAGAGTGACGAACTGAAGAAGGGCGTGATCAGCCCGCACCTTGTTCCCGATGCGGCATTTGTTGATCCGTTGCTGACGCTTTCCGTTCCCCCCGCAGTCACGGCGGCGACAGGATTGGATGCGCTCACGCATTGCATCGAGGCTTTCGTCAACAATTTTTCCCATCCCGCCGTGGACTTATATGCACTGCAGGGCATCAGGCTGATTTCGCGCAGCCTGCACGCTGCGGTGCAGGACGGTTCGAATGTGGATGCCCGCGCGGACCTGGCACTGGGCAGTCTTTACGGCGGGCTTTGCCTCGGGCCCGTCAACACAGCGGCGGTGCATGCGTTGTCGTATCCGTTGGGCGGCCGTTTCCATATTGCGCATGGCATTTCGAATGCAGTGCTTCTGCCATCCGTGTTGCGATTCAATTTGCCCGCGGCGCCAGAACGTTACGCGGAAGTGGCCGTCGCCCTGGGCGTGCAGCGGAATGGCTCGGCGGCGGGCACAGCCGAGCAGGGAATCCAGCGCCTCACGAAACTTTCGAAAGCGTGTGGCATCCCGCAATGGATCTCTGACCTCGGAGTTCCCCGGAGCGCCATTCCGGAAATGGCGCGCGCGGCAATGCAGGTGGCGCGGCTGTTGAAAAACAATGTGCGGCCGCTGACGGAGGCCGATGCGATCAGGATCTACGAAGCAGGTTTTGAATGA
- a CDS encoding dihydrodipicolinate synthase family protein, translated as MKNGLKYEGTVVPMVTPITAAGALDESAVSRLVETLIEGGVNGIFVLGTTGEGANVPKALRRQMVRLTASTVRGRAMVYAGVGDLTASDFGLVNHCFEDGADAIVVHPPITEAVSAADVGGWYRRLLDGLHGPLILYNMPSTTGISIPLEAVESLLGHPHLAGMKDSENNPKRLEEMLKRFGGRPGFAIFVGVGALMEKGLKLGADGIVPSVGNLIPDVCQNLCVSARSGDWMQAETHFSRMNAVAALYQKGRTLNESLSVLKAAVHFRGLCEPYVLPPLSMLSAAAMEKLRTQMMQLQLNGSGNGSGNGHGHAV; from the coding sequence ATGAAGAACGGGTTAAAATATGAAGGCACGGTCGTCCCGATGGTGACGCCAATCACCGCGGCAGGCGCGCTCGATGAATCCGCGGTGAGCCGGCTCGTCGAGACTTTGATCGAGGGAGGCGTGAACGGGATTTTTGTCCTCGGAACGACGGGGGAGGGCGCGAACGTCCCAAAGGCGCTTCGCCGCCAGATGGTCCGCCTCACCGCGAGCACCGTCCGAGGCCGGGCCATGGTTTATGCAGGCGTCGGCGATCTGACAGCCTCCGACTTTGGCCTCGTCAATCACTGCTTCGAAGACGGCGCCGATGCGATTGTGGTGCATCCTCCCATTACGGAAGCGGTCAGCGCCGCGGATGTGGGCGGGTGGTATCGGCGTTTGCTCGATGGCCTGCATGGGCCCTTGATTCTTTACAACATGCCTTCGACCACAGGGATCTCGATTCCGCTGGAGGCGGTTGAATCGTTGTTGGGTCATCCGCACCTGGCTGGAATGAAGGATTCCGAGAACAATCCGAAAAGGCTCGAGGAAATGCTCAAGCGATTCGGCGGGCGTCCGGGCTTCGCCATTTTTGTGGGCGTGGGCGCGCTGATGGAAAAGGGGTTGAAGCTGGGCGCAGATGGAATCGTTCCGAGCGTAGGCAACCTGATCCCCGATGTTTGCCAGAACCTGTGCGTGTCTGCGCGGAGCGGCGACTGGATGCAGGCAGAGACACATTTCTCGCGCATGAATGCGGTTGCCGCGCTTTACCAGAAAGGCAGGACCCTGAATGAATCCCTGTCCGTCCTGAAAGCCGCCGTGCATTTTCGCGGACTTTGCGAGCCTTACGTGCTGCCGCCGTTGAGCATGCTTTCGGCCGCAGCCATGGAAAAATTGCGGACGCAGATGATGCAGCTTCAGCTCAATGGCAGCGGAAATGGCTCAGGCAACGGGCACGGCCACGCGGTATGA
- the pdxA gene encoding 4-hydroxythreonine-4-phosphate dehydrogenase PdxA — MSARPVLGLTMGDPAGIGPEICLRALSEPSVLDQCVPVLFGDAGVLDKVSRLALGSAAHAPRLLTLEEWERTAITDAAVVDCRAIDAAAVEPGRISAACGRAGYVYIEQAIRSALRGQIAGVVTAPIHKEALNLSGIPHPGHTEIFTALTGSRRSCMMLRSEVITVSMVTTHIGYLDVESKLSVERVLNVIELTAEAMRWMLRREPRIGVCGLNPHAGEHGLFGRREEEEIVEPAVKKARESGIDATGPLVPDAAFTKNQRARFDAIVTLYHDQGHIPFKMLAFDTGVNITLGLPIIRTSVDHGTAFDIAWRGTADPSSLFEAIRVAVELSEGRQEPRRHEATSTDRTLNS; from the coding sequence ATGAGCGCGCGGCCCGTCCTTGGCCTGACGATGGGCGATCCCGCAGGCATAGGCCCGGAAATCTGCCTGCGCGCCCTGAGCGAACCTTCCGTTCTCGACCAGTGTGTTCCCGTCCTCTTTGGCGACGCTGGTGTATTGGATAAAGTTTCCCGTCTGGCTCTTGGAAGCGCGGCACATGCGCCGCGATTGCTGACATTGGAAGAGTGGGAGCGGACAGCGATAACGGATGCGGCAGTGGTTGACTGTCGTGCCATTGATGCGGCTGCAGTGGAACCGGGAAGGATCTCCGCGGCGTGTGGCCGGGCTGGATATGTTTATATTGAGCAGGCAATCCGATCCGCCTTGCGCGGGCAGATCGCGGGTGTGGTCACGGCACCGATCCACAAGGAGGCATTGAATCTTTCCGGAATCCCCCATCCAGGCCACACCGAAATCTTCACCGCGCTCACGGGTTCCAGGCGAAGCTGCATGATGCTGCGGTCCGAAGTCATCACGGTGAGCATGGTGACGACACATATCGGTTACCTGGATGTGGAGTCGAAGCTGTCGGTGGAACGTGTGTTGAACGTGATTGAGCTGACGGCCGAGGCCATGCGTTGGATGCTGCGACGAGAGCCGCGCATCGGCGTCTGCGGGCTTAATCCGCATGCAGGCGAGCACGGGCTGTTCGGGCGGCGCGAGGAGGAGGAGATTGTGGAACCCGCTGTCAAAAAAGCGCGGGAAAGCGGCATCGACGCCACAGGCCCACTGGTGCCCGACGCGGCGTTCACCAAAAATCAGCGCGCACGTTTTGATGCCATCGTTACGCTGTATCACGACCAGGGCCACATCCCTTTCAAGATGCTTGCCTTTGATACGGGGGTGAACATCACGCTCGGGCTTCCAATCATTCGCACATCTGTTGATCACGGAACGGCGTTCGATATTGCATGGCGGGGAACGGCCGATCCAAGCAGTTTGTTTGAGGCGATTCGCGTGGCCGTTGAACTCTCCGAGGGACGCCAGGAGCCACGTCGTCACGAAGCAACCAGCACGGACAGAACGCTCAACTCATAA
- a CDS encoding four-carbon acid sugar kinase family protein — MIGVIADDLSGAAEIGALGLRHGLTSEIVTHGTRPGRADLVCIDTDSRSRTASDAVERNRDAARVLQAAGAEWIYKKVDSVLRGHVAAELHAVMDALACDRALLVPANPSRKRIVRGGKYYIDGRPIDQTEFAHDPEYPRNTARVVDLLGPARQGAMRVFRQTDPLVGNGIGIGEASKLADLKVWAGRLTPGIVAAGAAEFFAALLEARGFPERSETAELERCDEPRRELFVCGTASRSGREFVRASRLRKVPIFSLPSELVWGADFSELARLAVARRAAAACATSLRVILHVGLPNMRRPEAARMLTEHLVRLAELVLGLADVTSVYAEGGATAAALMQRMGWTRLKVMSELAPGVARLAAGKDGRIWLTVKPGSYAWPAAVRKGAALACGRVA; from the coding sequence ATGATAGGCGTCATTGCAGATGACTTGAGCGGAGCGGCTGAAATCGGCGCGCTCGGCCTGCGCCATGGTTTGACGTCGGAGATCGTGACGCATGGGACGCGGCCGGGCCGGGCGGATTTGGTATGCATCGATACGGATTCGCGTTCCCGCACCGCCAGCGATGCCGTGGAGAGGAATCGCGACGCCGCGCGGGTGCTGCAAGCGGCGGGTGCTGAGTGGATCTACAAGAAGGTCGATTCCGTGCTGCGCGGTCACGTCGCAGCTGAACTGCACGCCGTGATGGATGCGCTTGCCTGCGATCGGGCTTTGCTCGTTCCGGCCAATCCGTCACGCAAACGGATTGTCCGCGGCGGCAAGTATTACATTGATGGCCGCCCGATCGATCAAACCGAGTTCGCGCACGATCCGGAATACCCGCGGAACACGGCGAGGGTAGTTGACCTGCTCGGGCCTGCGCGGCAGGGCGCGATGCGGGTGTTTCGGCAAACCGACCCGCTTGTGGGAAATGGAATCGGGATCGGGGAAGCTTCGAAGCTGGCGGATCTTAAAGTTTGGGCGGGACGATTAACGCCGGGAATCGTTGCAGCGGGGGCCGCAGAGTTTTTTGCCGCGCTGCTCGAGGCGCGCGGCTTTCCTGAGCGATCCGAGACTGCAGAGCTGGAACGCTGTGACGAACCCCGCCGTGAGTTGTTTGTCTGCGGAACAGCAAGCCGCTCGGGCCGCGAGTTCGTCCGGGCATCCCGGCTCCGCAAAGTTCCGATTTTTTCACTTCCATCGGAACTCGTCTGGGGCGCGGACTTCAGCGAACTCGCCCGTTTGGCAGTGGCGCGCCGGGCAGCGGCAGCTTGCGCGACAAGCCTGCGGGTCATATTGCACGTCGGCCTGCCAAACATGCGCCGACCCGAGGCGGCGCGGATGCTGACTGAACATCTCGTTCGTCTTGCGGAACTGGTATTGGGTCTGGCAGACGTGACAAGCGTCTATGCCGAGGGCGGGGCGACGGCGGCGGCCCTGATGCAGCGCATGGGATGGACGCGTTTGAAGGTCATGAGTGAGCTGGCTCCTGGTGTTGCGCGTCTGGCTGCCGGCAAGGACGGGAGGATATGGCTGACAGTCAAACCAGGCAGTTACGCCTGGCCGGCAGCGGTTCGCAAAGGCGCGGCGCTTGCGTGCGGCAGGGTCGCTTGA
- a CDS encoding AraC family transcriptional regulator, which produces MQPGPVDDADVVEAPEAPTAEHLTFVEPSPIARRLLWHLFSIGSRRITESDRHQSFEKPGAHLFWVQSGEGELEHEKGRLALARGRKVWLVDMSKPRTYLPAAKRHLTIAGFRFGGPGLEFWHEEIRGTEGPEFALSDFGFVKRTQSELLRLVRRRPVGWEWQIHVVITNMLGKLLMARKLLVSPQAELPAPVVRVLNAISANPMRDWKATELASIGKVSYSGLRAMFQKAKQGTIHEHIQRARLDQARLLLADKRLSVKDVAAQLNFSSEFYFSHFFRHYTGMTPTEFRQHLKG; this is translated from the coding sequence ATGCAACCTGGACCGGTCGATGACGCAGATGTTGTGGAGGCGCCTGAAGCGCCAACCGCTGAACACCTGACGTTTGTCGAGCCGTCGCCCATTGCGCGGCGGCTGTTATGGCACTTGTTCTCGATCGGATCCCGCCGGATCACCGAATCTGACCGCCATCAATCGTTCGAAAAACCTGGCGCGCATCTATTCTGGGTGCAGTCCGGAGAAGGCGAACTGGAACATGAGAAAGGGCGGCTGGCGCTGGCGCGCGGGCGCAAGGTGTGGCTGGTGGACATGAGCAAACCGCGCACGTATCTGCCCGCGGCCAAGCGGCATCTCACGATCGCGGGTTTCCGGTTTGGAGGTCCAGGGCTGGAATTCTGGCATGAGGAAATTCGGGGCACGGAAGGTCCTGAATTTGCACTCAGTGATTTTGGTTTTGTGAAGCGCACCCAGAGCGAACTCCTTCGCCTGGTTCGCCGGCGTCCCGTCGGTTGGGAATGGCAGATTCATGTGGTCATCACGAACATGCTGGGCAAGCTGCTGATGGCCCGGAAGCTCTTGGTGTCGCCGCAAGCCGAACTGCCCGCTCCCGTGGTGCGGGTGCTGAACGCCATTTCAGCCAATCCCATGCGCGACTGGAAGGCGACGGAACTCGCATCGATCGGAAAGGTGAGTTACTCCGGCTTGCGCGCGATGTTCCAGAAGGCAAAACAGGGAACGATCCACGAGCATATACAGCGCGCGCGCCTCGACCAGGCACGGCTGCTCCTGGCGGACAAGCGATTGTCCGTGAAGGATGTCGCCGCACAGCTCAATTTCTCAAGCGAGTTCTACTTCAGCCATTTCTTCCGCCATTACACAGGGATGACTCCGACCGAGTTCAGGCAGCATTTGAAAGGATGA